In one Brevibacillus composti genomic region, the following are encoded:
- the rplO gene encoding 50S ribosomal protein L15, with amino-acid sequence MKLHELKPAEGSRHTRKRVGRGIGSGTGKTAGKGHKGQNARSGGGVRPGFEGGQNPLFRRLPKRGFTNISRKEYAVVNLDALNRFEEGTVVTPELLKETGVISALRDGVKVLANGELNVKLTVKAHKFSNAAAEKIAQVGGTTEVI; translated from the coding sequence ATGAAATTGCATGAACTGAAACCTGCAGAAGGATCCCGCCACACCCGTAAGCGCGTTGGTCGCGGTATTGGTAGCGGCACGGGTAAAACAGCTGGTAAAGGTCATAAAGGTCAAAACGCTCGTTCCGGCGGTGGTGTACGTCCAGGATTTGAGGGTGGTCAAAACCCGCTGTTCCGTCGACTGCCGAAGCGCGGTTTCACCAACATCAGCCGCAAGGAATATGCGGTAGTGAACTTGGATGCATTGAACCGCTTTGAAGAAGGCACCGTGGTTACACCTGAGCTGTTGAAAGAAACAGGTGTCATCAGCGCACTGCGTGACGGTGTAAAAGTTCTTGCAAACGGTGAACTGAACGTGAAGCTGACCGTAAAAGCGCACAAGTTCTCCAATGCAGCTGCTGAAAAGATCGCTCAAGTCGGTGGAACAACCGAGGTGATCTAA
- the secY gene encoding preprotein translocase subunit SecY encodes MLASLTNIFKIGDLRRKIFFTLMMLVVFRIGSFVPAPNVNVELFQQNTNHLLGLLNTFSGGALQNYSIFAMGIMPYITASIIMQLLSMDVVPKFTQWAREGEVGRRKIATVTRYFTIVLALIQSVGMTIGFNNMAPGLLQDTSIGSYALIALTLTAGTSFLMWMGEQITEKGIGNGISIIIVAGIVANLPNAITTIYTTQFTDPAQNVFFAIVKMVIILLVIIAIIVGVIFMQQGVRKIPVQYAKRVVGRKMYGGQSTHIPLKINSAGVIPVIFAISLVIFPSTIAQFWVDGSGTGIANWIYTHFQPSAPLGMTLYAILIIGFTYFYTFVQINPVQLAENMRKNGGYIPGIRPGKNTEVYITRTLNRLTLAGALFLMTISILPFFFSKLANLPQQIYIGGTSLLIVIGVALDTMKQIESQMIKRHYQGFIK; translated from the coding sequence TTGTTAGCATCCTTGACTAACATTTTTAAAATTGGCGACCTCCGTCGTAAGATTTTCTTTACGCTCATGATGTTGGTCGTCTTCCGAATCGGGAGTTTCGTCCCTGCCCCTAACGTGAATGTCGAGTTGTTTCAGCAGAACACGAACCACTTGCTGGGGTTGTTAAACACCTTCTCGGGTGGCGCCCTGCAAAACTACTCGATTTTTGCAATGGGAATCATGCCGTACATTACGGCATCGATTATCATGCAGCTTCTGTCCATGGATGTTGTACCCAAGTTTACGCAATGGGCTCGTGAAGGAGAGGTGGGCCGGCGCAAGATCGCGACGGTTACACGCTACTTCACCATCGTTCTTGCTCTGATCCAGTCTGTGGGGATGACAATTGGTTTTAACAACATGGCTCCGGGACTGCTCCAGGATACGTCGATCGGCAGCTATGCGCTGATCGCACTTACCCTGACTGCAGGAACCTCTTTCCTGATGTGGATGGGGGAACAAATTACTGAAAAGGGCATCGGAAACGGGATCTCGATCATCATCGTTGCCGGTATCGTAGCAAACCTGCCAAATGCAATTACTACGATTTACACAACGCAGTTTACTGATCCTGCTCAGAACGTGTTCTTTGCCATCGTGAAAATGGTGATTATCCTGCTGGTAATCATCGCGATTATCGTCGGTGTTATTTTCATGCAGCAAGGTGTGCGCAAGATTCCAGTGCAATATGCCAAGCGCGTGGTTGGACGCAAAATGTACGGTGGTCAATCCACTCACATTCCGCTGAAAATCAACTCTGCTGGTGTGATTCCTGTCATCTTCGCCATCTCTCTCGTGATTTTCCCGTCGACCATCGCACAGTTCTGGGTGGATGGATCCGGAACGGGGATTGCCAACTGGATTTATACGCATTTTCAACCTAGCGCACCGCTTGGGATGACGCTCTATGCGATCTTGATTATCGGTTTCACGTATTTCTACACCTTTGTGCAGATTAATCCTGTGCAACTGGCGGAGAATATGAGGAAAAACGGCGGTTACATTCCAGGTATCCGGCCCGGTAAAAACACCGAGGTGTACATTACCCGTACTTTGAACCGTCTGACATTGGCTGGCGCCTTGTTCTTGATGACAATTTCCATATTGCCATTCTTCTTCAGCAAGCTGGCCAACCTGCCCCAACAGATCTATATTGGAGGCACGTCTCTCTTGATCGTGATCGGGGTCGCCCTGGATACGATGAAGCAGATTGAAAGCCAAATGATCAAGCGCCATTACCAAGGGTTCATTAAGTAA
- a CDS encoding adenylate kinase — protein sequence MNIILLGLPGAGKGTQAERIVKEFNIPHISTGDMFRAAVKNETPLGLKAKSYMDQGQLVPDEVVIGIVRERLAMDDCAKGFLLDGFPRTVPQAEALTATVKELGREIDHVININVRRELLIDRLTGRWICPVCGASYHTLFNPPQVAGICDKDGGKLFQRDDDKLEVVTQRLDVNIAQAQLLIDYYTEQGLLRNIDGEQDIQVVFEEIKSLLRG from the coding sequence GTGAATATAATTTTGTTGGGTCTGCCGGGCGCTGGCAAAGGCACACAGGCAGAACGGATCGTAAAAGAATTTAACATCCCGCACATCTCCACCGGCGACATGTTCCGGGCAGCGGTCAAAAACGAAACGCCGCTCGGACTGAAGGCCAAATCCTACATGGACCAAGGCCAGCTCGTCCCTGACGAGGTCGTCATCGGAATCGTGCGGGAACGCCTGGCAATGGACGACTGCGCAAAGGGTTTTCTCCTCGATGGATTCCCTCGTACCGTCCCGCAGGCTGAGGCGTTGACGGCGACAGTGAAAGAATTGGGACGTGAAATCGATCATGTCATCAATATCAATGTACGCCGTGAACTTCTGATTGATCGCCTGACTGGCCGCTGGATCTGCCCTGTGTGCGGCGCAAGCTATCACACCCTGTTCAACCCTCCGCAAGTGGCGGGGATTTGCGACAAGGATGGCGGCAAGCTGTTCCAGCGTGATGACGACAAACTGGAAGTGGTTACGCAGCGCCTCGACGTAAATATTGCCCAGGCACAGCTGCTGATCGATTACTACACGGAGCAAGGCCTCCTGCGTAACATCGATGGAGAGCAGGATATTCAGGTAGTGTTTGAAGAGATCAAGTCTTTGTTGCGAGGGTAG
- the map gene encoding type I methionyl aminopeptidase: MIILKSKAELEVMREAGRIVALTHQELAKAIKPGVTTKQLDEFAETFIRSMGAIPSFKGYGGFPGSICTSVNEELVHGIPGKRALQEGDIISIDIGAQFEGFHGDSAWTYPVGQITEEDQRLLRVTEESLYKGLEKAMPGARLSDISHAIQVHAEAAGFTLVREYVGHGIGQNLHEDPQVPNYGPPDRGPRLKPGMVLAIEPMVNAGERYVRTLEDNWTVVTVDRKRCAHFEHTIAITEDGYEIFTRA, translated from the coding sequence ATGATCATCCTAAAGTCGAAAGCAGAACTTGAGGTAATGCGCGAAGCCGGTCGGATAGTCGCACTCACCCATCAAGAACTGGCTAAGGCGATCAAGCCTGGCGTAACGACGAAGCAACTAGACGAATTCGCCGAAACCTTTATCCGCAGCATGGGAGCCATTCCATCGTTTAAAGGCTACGGAGGCTTTCCAGGAAGCATCTGTACTTCAGTCAATGAAGAACTCGTACACGGGATCCCAGGGAAACGGGCGTTGCAAGAAGGGGACATCATCAGCATCGACATTGGTGCACAGTTTGAAGGATTTCACGGTGACTCTGCTTGGACGTATCCGGTCGGCCAGATTACAGAAGAAGATCAACGTTTGCTGCGAGTAACGGAAGAGTCGTTGTACAAGGGCCTGGAAAAGGCGATGCCTGGTGCGCGACTGTCCGATATTTCCCACGCGATTCAGGTCCACGCAGAAGCAGCTGGCTTCACTCTCGTCCGCGAGTATGTGGGGCATGGGATCGGGCAAAACTTGCACGAAGATCCTCAGGTTCCCAACTATGGGCCGCCAGACCGGGGGCCGCGGTTGAAACCGGGAATGGTGTTGGCAATCGAACCAATGGTCAATGCCGGCGAACGTTATGTCCGCACTTTGGAGGACAATTGGACGGTTGTAACAGTGGATCGGAAAAGATGTGCTCATTTTGAACACACCATCGCGATTACGGAAGATGGCTATGAGATTTTTACAAGGGCGTAG
- the infA gene encoding translation initiation factor IF-1, translating to MAKDDVIEVEGTVIEPLPNAMFRVELENGHKVLAHVSGKIRMHFIRILPGDKVTVELSPYDLTRGRITYRYK from the coding sequence ATGGCGAAAGACGATGTGATTGAAGTAGAAGGTACGGTAATTGAACCTTTGCCCAATGCGATGTTTCGGGTAGAATTGGAGAATGGGCATAAAGTGCTCGCTCACGTTTCGGGGAAAATCCGCATGCATTTTATCCGCATCCTGCCTGGGGACAAGGTAACCGTTGAACTGTCGCCTTACGATTTGACTCGCGGACGGATTACGTACCGCTACAAATAA
- the rpmJ gene encoding 50S ribosomal protein L36, whose product MKVRPSVKPICEKCKVIRRKGNVMVICENPKHKQKQG is encoded by the coding sequence ATGAAAGTGAGACCGTCGGTGAAACCGATTTGCGAAAAATGCAAGGTTATCCGTCGCAAAGGTAACGTAATGGTTATTTGTGAAAATCCGAAGCATAAGCAAAAACAAGGATAA
- the rpsM gene encoding 30S ribosomal protein S13, which yields MARIAGVDLPREKRVEVALTYIFGIGRPTSQRILSAAGVNPDTRVRDLTEDEVAKLREFIDKNIKVEGDLRREISLNIKRLMEIGCFRGIRHRRGLPVRGQRTKTNARTRKGPRRTVANKKK from the coding sequence ATGGCACGTATTGCAGGCGTTGACTTGCCTCGCGAAAAACGCGTAGAAGTTGCTCTTACCTATATCTTTGGTATCGGGCGTCCCACGTCTCAACGCATTCTGTCCGCTGCTGGTGTAAACCCGGACACGCGCGTTCGTGATCTGACGGAAGACGAAGTGGCGAAACTGCGTGAGTTCATCGATAAAAACATCAAGGTGGAAGGCGATCTTCGTCGTGAGATCTCCCTCAACATCAAACGTTTGATGGAAATTGGCTGCTTCCGTGGCATCCGCCATCGTCGTGGTCTCCCTGTTCGTGGCCAACGCACCAAAACAAACGCACGTACGCGCAAAGGTCCACGCCGTACGGTAGCGAACAAGAAGAAGTAA
- the rpsK gene encoding 30S ribosomal protein S11, whose product MAKRKQATATRTRRRDRKNVEVGVAHIRSTFNNTIVTITDPHGNAISWSSAGALGFKGSRKSTPFAAQMAAESAARVAMEHGMRSLEVLVKGPGAGREAAIRSLQAAGLEVNMIKDVTPIPHNGCRPPKRRRV is encoded by the coding sequence ATGGCGAAAAGAAAACAAGCGACGGCTACTCGTACCCGTCGTCGTGACCGTAAAAACGTTGAAGTCGGCGTAGCACACATCCGCTCTACGTTCAACAACACGATCGTAACGATTACGGATCCGCACGGAAACGCGATCTCCTGGTCCAGTGCCGGTGCCCTCGGCTTCAAAGGCTCCCGCAAAAGCACGCCTTTCGCAGCGCAAATGGCTGCTGAATCCGCTGCTCGCGTAGCAATGGAACACGGCATGCGTTCGCTGGAAGTGCTGGTAAAAGGCCCGGGTGCAGGTCGCGAGGCTGCGATTCGTTCCCTGCAGGCTGCTGGCCTGGAAGTAAACATGATCAAAGACGTTACGCCAATTCCGCACAACGGTTGCCGCCCACCAAAACGTCGCCGCGTGTAA
- a CDS encoding DNA-directed RNA polymerase subunit alpha: MIEIEKPKIEVVEVNDDNSYGKFVVEPLERGYGTTLGNSLRRILLSSLPGAAVRTVQIDGVLHEFSTVEGVVEDVTEIILNIKGLALKIHSDEEKVIEIDAEGEGVVKAGDIRADSDVEILNPDLHIATLANGGRLHIRMTAGRGRGYVQADGNKSEDLPIGVIPIDSIYTPIKRVNYQVENTRVGQMTNYDKLTLEVWTNGSISPEEAVSLGAKIMTEHLNLFVGLTDEAKDAEIMVEKEEDKKEKVLEMTIEELDLSVRSYNCLKRAGINTVQELTQKTEEDMMKVRNLGRKSLEEVQEKLAELGLSLRSDD; the protein is encoded by the coding sequence ATGATAGAAATAGAAAAACCGAAAATCGAGGTTGTGGAAGTAAACGACGACAACTCGTACGGGAAATTCGTTGTGGAACCTCTTGAGCGCGGATACGGTACCACTCTTGGCAACTCGTTGAGACGAATTCTCCTCTCGTCCTTGCCGGGTGCGGCGGTACGCACCGTTCAGATAGACGGGGTTCTTCATGAGTTCTCTACGGTTGAAGGCGTAGTGGAAGACGTAACGGAGATTATCCTAAACATCAAAGGCCTTGCACTGAAGATTCATTCCGATGAAGAAAAAGTCATCGAGATTGACGCGGAGGGCGAGGGCGTAGTCAAGGCGGGAGATATCCGCGCAGACAGTGATGTGGAGATCTTGAACCCTGATCTTCATATTGCAACGTTGGCAAACGGTGGTCGTCTGCATATTCGTATGACAGCTGGACGTGGACGTGGATATGTACAAGCAGATGGAAACAAGTCGGAGGACTTGCCGATTGGCGTGATTCCGATTGATTCGATCTATACACCCATTAAGCGTGTCAACTATCAAGTGGAGAACACCCGTGTTGGTCAGATGACCAACTACGATAAGTTGACGCTGGAGGTCTGGACCAACGGCAGCATTAGTCCGGAAGAAGCCGTCAGTCTGGGCGCCAAAATCATGACGGAGCACCTGAACCTCTTTGTCGGTTTGACGGACGAGGCGAAGGATGCCGAAATCATGGTGGAAAAAGAGGAAGACAAGAAAGAGAAAGTGCTCGAGATGACCATCGAAGAGCTCGATCTCTCTGTACGTTCCTACAACTGCCTGAAGCGTGCCGGTATCAATACTGTGCAAGAGCTGACGCAGAAGACCGAAGAAGACATGATGAAGGTGCGCAACCTGGGACGCAAATCCTTGGAAGAGGTGCAAGAGAAGCTGGCTGAACTCGGCCTGTCTCTCCGCAGCGACGACTAG
- the rplQ gene encoding 50S ribosomal protein L17: MAYRKLGRRSSARKALFRDLVTDLIINERIETTEMKAKELRSIADQMITLAKRGDLHARRQVAAFVRKEVATEEGRDAVQKLFDEIAPRYKERNGGYTRVLKTGPRRGDAAPMAYIELV; the protein is encoded by the coding sequence ATGGCATACCGTAAACTGGGTCGTCGCAGTTCGGCTCGTAAAGCGCTGTTCCGTGATCTGGTAACTGACCTGATCATCAACGAACGCATCGAGACCACTGAGATGAAAGCGAAAGAACTGCGTTCCATCGCGGATCAAATGATCACGCTGGCAAAACGCGGTGACCTGCACGCACGCCGTCAAGTAGCTGCTTTCGTTCGCAAAGAAGTAGCTACCGAAGAAGGCCGCGATGCGGTTCAAAAGCTGTTTGATGAGATCGCGCCTCGCTACAAAGAGCGCAACGGCGGATACACTCGTGTGTTGAAGACAGGTCCTCGTCGTGGGGACGCTGCTCCAATGGCATACATCGAATTGGTGTAA
- a CDS encoding energy-coupling factor transporter ATPase: MTDERLLALQNVSFAYEGEGGQKEKVLAGINLDIRAGSFVTVLGHNGSGKSTLAKLMNALLLPDDGAVLVTGIDTRDGELVWEIRRLVGMVFQNPDNQIVGATVEDDVAFGLENMGVEPEEMRSRIDESLQAVGMAEHLHHQPHRLSGGQKQRVAIAGILAMRPSVLILDEATAMLDPMGRREVLQLVRQLHQEEGITVVNITHFPEEAVYSDRVIVMRAGQVEWDGTADEVFADPERMLALGLDVPFPVRLRHALAAEGVSLPFSLHQEELVEHLCRLLLNR, from the coding sequence ATGACGGACGAACGTCTACTGGCTTTACAAAATGTCTCCTTTGCTTACGAAGGCGAGGGAGGGCAGAAGGAAAAGGTGCTTGCGGGCATCAATCTCGACATCCGCGCCGGCTCCTTTGTCACCGTGCTCGGCCATAATGGCTCGGGCAAATCCACGCTGGCCAAGCTGATGAACGCGCTGCTCCTTCCGGATGACGGAGCGGTCCTCGTGACCGGCATCGACACCCGCGATGGCGAACTGGTTTGGGAGATTCGTCGCCTGGTCGGCATGGTCTTTCAAAATCCCGATAACCAAATCGTCGGTGCGACCGTAGAGGATGACGTCGCGTTCGGATTGGAAAATATGGGGGTAGAGCCGGAGGAGATGCGGAGTCGCATCGATGAGTCCCTGCAGGCCGTCGGGATGGCAGAACACCTCCATCACCAGCCGCATCGGCTGTCCGGCGGTCAGAAGCAGCGTGTGGCGATTGCCGGGATCCTGGCGATGCGTCCGTCGGTGCTGATCCTCGATGAAGCGACCGCCATGCTGGACCCGATGGGGCGGCGAGAGGTGCTGCAGCTCGTTCGCCAGCTTCACCAAGAAGAGGGGATCACCGTGGTGAACATCACCCATTTTCCCGAAGAAGCCGTCTACTCCGATCGAGTCATCGTGATGCGAGCCGGCCAGGTCGAATGGGATGGTACGGCAGACGAGGTGTTTGCCGATCCGGAGAGAATGCTGGCACTTGGACTCGATGTGCCCTTTCCCGTCCGGCTGCGTCACGCACTGGCCGCGGAAGGGGTGTCTCTGCCATTCAGCCTGCACCAAGAGGAGCTGGTGGAACACTTATGCAGATTACTTTTGAACAGGTAA
- a CDS encoding energy-coupling factor transporter ATPase produces the protein MQITFEQVSHVYGVGTPFERLALQDVNLTIPSGSFVGIIGHTGSGKSTLIQHVNGLLQPTAGTIRLDEVTVSPAKKLPHESRQHIGLVFQYPEHQLFEETVAKDVAFGPLNFGMSPELAEIRAREALEIVGLDYQAVKDRSPFLLSGGQMRRVAIAGVLAMQPKVLILDEPTAGLDPAGKKAILEAIYRIHREQSLTTLLVTHSMEEAARYADMLVVMANGRVVLVGTPDEVFAQSELLRGLGLDVPDTVAFVSQLNRRLPEELRLPASIYREEELIGQLLARMAAVKER, from the coding sequence ATGCAGATTACTTTTGAACAGGTAAGCCATGTGTACGGAGTGGGTACACCATTCGAACGCCTTGCGCTGCAGGATGTAAACCTGACCATTCCGTCCGGCTCCTTCGTCGGGATTATCGGTCACACAGGATCGGGGAAATCGACGCTCATTCAGCACGTCAACGGCTTGCTGCAGCCGACAGCGGGCACGATTCGGCTGGATGAGGTGACGGTGAGTCCGGCCAAAAAGCTGCCCCACGAGAGCAGGCAGCATATTGGTCTTGTTTTTCAGTATCCGGAGCATCAGCTGTTTGAAGAGACAGTCGCCAAGGATGTCGCGTTTGGGCCGCTCAATTTTGGCATGTCTCCCGAACTGGCGGAGATACGTGCGCGCGAAGCCCTGGAAATCGTAGGGCTGGACTATCAGGCAGTCAAAGATCGCTCGCCGTTTCTCTTGAGCGGCGGACAGATGCGCCGTGTCGCGATAGCGGGCGTCCTGGCCATGCAGCCCAAGGTGCTGATCCTGGATGAGCCGACGGCCGGGCTGGACCCGGCGGGAAAGAAAGCGATCCTGGAGGCCATCTACCGCATCCACCGGGAGCAGTCGCTTACGACACTGCTGGTCACGCACAGCATGGAAGAGGCGGCCCGTTACGCCGACATGCTGGTCGTGATGGCCAACGGCAGGGTGGTGCTTGTCGGGACGCCGGATGAGGTCTTTGCCCAGTCCGAGCTGCTCCGCGGCCTGGGATTGGACGTACCCGATACGGTCGCCTTCGTCTCCCAGCTAAACCGACGGCTGCCGGAGGAGTTGCGTTTGCCGGCCTCCATCTACCGGGAGGAAGAGCTGATTGGACAACTGTTGGCACGCATGGCCGCTGTAAAGGAGCGATGA
- a CDS encoding energy-coupling factor transporter transmembrane component T family protein: protein MLQNIAIGQYVPGHSFLHRADPRSKMLFIILFAFLVFMANNATTYVILLAFTAMLILLSRLSMVYILKSLRPVWILVLFTVVLHLLITKGGDVYFRWGWFSIEEQGVTQAIFISLRVSLLVLVSSLLTLTTSPIDLTEGLERLLGPFGRVGVPVHEIALMMSIALRFIPTLMEETDKIMKAQMARGANFTSGNLIRRAQNLIPIVIPLFISAFRRAEELALAMEARGYRGGVGRTRLRKLTLGWRDGSIAAASLVLALVIGWWRT, encoded by the coding sequence ATGCTGCAAAACATAGCGATCGGTCAATATGTACCGGGGCACTCCTTCCTTCACCGGGCTGATCCCCGCAGCAAAATGCTGTTTATCATCTTGTTTGCGTTTCTGGTATTCATGGCCAACAACGCGACCACTTATGTGATCCTGCTCGCCTTTACGGCGATGCTGATCCTGCTCTCTCGCCTCTCGATGGTCTACATTCTGAAAAGTCTTCGCCCCGTATGGATACTGGTCTTATTTACCGTTGTCCTGCATTTGCTCATCACCAAGGGGGGAGACGTTTATTTCAGATGGGGCTGGTTTTCCATCGAAGAACAGGGCGTCACCCAAGCGATTTTTATCTCCCTCCGCGTCAGTCTGCTGGTGCTGGTCAGCTCGCTGTTGACGCTGACGACTTCGCCGATTGACTTGACCGAAGGCCTGGAGCGTTTGCTCGGCCCCTTCGGCCGGGTGGGTGTCCCCGTCCATGAAATCGCCTTGATGATGTCGATCGCCTTGCGGTTTATCCCGACGCTGATGGAAGAGACAGACAAGATCATGAAGGCGCAGATGGCGCGCGGCGCCAATTTCACCAGCGGGAATTTGATCCGGCGGGCACAGAATCTGATTCCCATCGTCATTCCGCTGTTCATTAGCGCGTTTCGGCGTGCGGAAGAGCTGGCCCTGGCGATGGAGGCGAGGGGGTATCGGGGCGGTGTCGGACGGACGCGCCTGCGCAAGCTGACCCTGGGCTGGCGGGACGGCTCCATCGCCGCAGCTTCGCTGGTGCTGGCCCTGGTGATTGGATGGTGGCGCACATGA
- the truA gene encoding tRNA pseudouridine(38-40) synthase TruA: MRRLKCRVAYDGTDFSGFQVQPEQVTIQGEIEAALQRITGETIQIAGSGRTDAGVHARGQVFHFDTRSGIPIEKWAFVLNNQLPDSIVILSVEEASPDFHARFDAKAKEYRYCIDNGPVANVFRHRYADHIRSPLDLEAMRQAARHLVGTHDFTSFCSAKTFVEDKVRTVYDLRVEAAGDEVWVICRGNGFLYNMVRIIVGTLVEVGQGKRQPDELLSILQGRDRELAGKTAPAKGLTMWEVFYEDE, encoded by the coding sequence ATGAGACGGTTGAAGTGCCGGGTCGCCTATGACGGTACCGATTTCAGCGGTTTTCAGGTGCAGCCGGAGCAGGTGACGATTCAAGGGGAGATCGAGGCAGCCTTGCAGCGCATCACGGGCGAGACGATTCAGATAGCCGGATCGGGCCGAACGGATGCAGGGGTGCACGCTCGCGGCCAGGTCTTTCATTTCGATACCCGCAGCGGGATTCCGATTGAGAAATGGGCATTTGTGCTGAACAACCAGCTTCCCGACTCGATTGTGATCCTCTCCGTGGAAGAGGCCTCCCCCGATTTTCACGCCCGGTTTGACGCAAAGGCAAAGGAATACCGCTACTGCATCGACAATGGCCCTGTCGCCAATGTGTTTCGTCACCGCTATGCCGACCATATCCGCTCTCCGCTCGATTTGGAGGCGATGCGCCAGGCAGCTCGCCATCTGGTGGGCACCCATGACTTCACCTCCTTCTGTTCTGCCAAAACCTTTGTCGAGGACAAGGTGAGGACGGTCTACGACCTCCGAGTGGAGGCAGCTGGTGACGAGGTATGGGTGATTTGCCGCGGCAACGGATTTTTGTACAACATGGTGCGGATCATTGTCGGAACCTTGGTGGAAGTCGGGCAGGGAAAACGGCAGCCTGATGAGCTCCTGTCCATTTTGCAGGGGCGGGATCGGGAGCTGGCTGGAAAAACGGCTCCGGCCAAGGGGCTGACCATGTGGGAAGTGTTTTATGAGGATGAGTAA
- the rplM gene encoding 50S ribosomal protein L13: MRTTYMAKPLEVERKWYIVDAEGQTLGRLASEVASILRGKLKPEFTPHVDTGDFVIVINADKVKLTGNKLQDKKYYSHSLYPGGLKVTSAGDMLKNKPARMFEIAVKGMLPKNSLGRQMFTKLKVYAGTDHPHAAQKPEVWQIRG; this comes from the coding sequence ATGCGTACCACATATATGGCGAAACCGCTCGAAGTCGAGCGTAAATGGTACATCGTTGACGCGGAAGGGCAAACGCTCGGCCGTCTGGCTAGCGAAGTAGCTTCCATTCTGCGCGGCAAACTGAAACCGGAATTCACTCCTCATGTTGATACCGGCGATTTCGTAATTGTCATCAACGCTGACAAAGTGAAACTGACAGGCAACAAACTGCAAGACAAAAAATACTACTCCCACTCCCTCTATCCGGGTGGTTTGAAAGTAACCTCTGCAGGCGACATGTTGAAAAACAAGCCAGCTCGCATGTTTGAAATCGCAGTAAAAGGCATGTTGCCGAAAAACAGCCTGGGACGCCAAATGTTCACCAAGCTGAAAGTGTATGCGGGAACTGACCATCCGCACGCAGCTCAAAAACCAGAAGTATGGCAAATTCGCGGTTAA
- the rpsI gene encoding 30S ribosomal protein S9: MAQVQYYGTGRRKHSVARVRLVPGEGRIVINKREMDTYFGLETLKLIVKQPLVLTETLGRYDVLVNVKGGGTTGQAGAIRHGVSRALLKADPELRGALKRAGFLTRDPRMKERKKYGLKAARRAPQFSKR, encoded by the coding sequence GTGGCACAAGTACAATACTACGGCACAGGTCGTCGTAAACACTCCGTAGCACGCGTTCGCCTGGTTCCAGGTGAAGGTCGCATCGTGATCAACAAGCGTGAGATGGATACTTATTTCGGTCTGGAAACACTGAAGCTAATTGTTAAACAACCACTCGTACTGACTGAAACACTGGGTCGCTACGATGTTCTCGTAAACGTTAAAGGCGGCGGTACCACTGGCCAAGCTGGTGCAATCCGTCACGGCGTTTCCCGCGCTCTCTTGAAAGCTGATCCGGAACTGCGCGGCGCTCTGAAGCGCGCTGGCTTCCTGACTCGCGATCCTCGTATGAAAGAGCGTAAAAAATACGGTCTCAAAGCTGCTCGTCGCGCACCTCAATTCTCCAAGCGCTAA